The following is a genomic window from Salmo salar chromosome ssa23, Ssal_v3.1, whole genome shotgun sequence.
AACGTTTCATGTGTTTTGACCtgttcccaaattaatatagttggttaagagtttgttttgatatttcagccTGCATGTCCTGATCatgtctggtgtggatggacaaaatcaacatcccGGTGTAGACAGCATGTTAGGCATACGGTTATCAgtgtggttaggtttaaaatcacaatttaagaagagaaattatagaattAGGTGAGGTTTATCACTTTgtgctgtggtaactagtgacgacataGCTCAGCTGATGCTGCCAGTGAATCTGTGGTGCTGTCACTAAATCTGTGGTGCTGTCactaaatcactgaagctggagactcatatctccctcactaactttaagcatcagctatcagagcagcttacagatcattgcacctgtacatagcccatctgtaaatagcccacccaactacctcatccccattttgttatttattttatttagatgtattttttttccttcttatttgcaccccagtatctctacttgcacattcatcttctgcacatctaccactccagtgtgtatttgctaaattgtaattatttcgccactatggcctatttattgccttacctccctaatcttacttcatttgcacacactgtatatagacctttctattgtgttattgacttggTTCAAATACTAACACACATTCAGTTAATGGCTTAGTGATTACGGTAGTTGAACAGTTGGGTGTGTACTGGCTGGAATAATGAGCCTGTACACCCAGTAGGACCAGGATTGAAGAACAGTAGTGTAAACTGTAACTGTGCTGTAAACCTATGAGCCAACTGGCCCCGATGCCTTGTTTCCTAGGTTGAAGAATGTATGGCATTCTAGCCTTTAACTCACTGGCTATCGCACTGAGTTTTTAGTCTATAAAAAAGAACTTGAAGTAGAAGCTAAGGAAAGACAGGAGGCAAAGAAACCATCATGCAATCAGAGTTATACGTTCACAAAAGAGAAATGGTGACAAAATCTCAACTTGGAATCCTCGTCTGGGTCATTCTGGGGACTCTATGGCTTCAGAATCTCTTAGATGGTGAGTTATAAGAGTCATTTATAGTTAGTGTtattgtctttagatattttaaaTATTCTGTGTCTTGAATGCCATGCCTTGAGTAGATATCCACAGTTACAtaattagtatgttatataatgtgatAGAATACCACAACAGGTTCTGAATGGACGTTCAGTTTGAAACTCTTTATCAATATGCAAATGTTCATATGCAATGGTCCTGAGTGTAACAATATTTGTTTCTCATAGTGAATCATTTTAAAGGAACAACATTTTTCTCTCTCAGACGTGTCTGGTGCCGTACATGGCGATCTTCCTACCCATGGCCAATCCCTCAGTGATGCAAACCTGATGTTTGAGGTTGGAGTTACACTtctattagcctggtcccagatcagtttgggcTGTCCTACTGACAATGACCATCAAAGTCAGCAAgaaaacacaaacagatctgagaccaagCTACACTTTAATGGGCATGTTGTCAAACTTTTTGTTTTTCCCCAACTCACCCATGTCCTAAACTTCTTTCTTATACATATTTTATTATCTACCCACATTTCACTGATCATTCGTTTCTTTCCTCTCCATACAGTTCTTGTTGGGTGGAGTAGAGATCGACAAAGACAACAACATCATCTTGCTGGACCTGGAGATGGCATCCATGAGGCAGGGACGGGCCTTCCTGGCTCGCATCAACGACAACATCCCCAAGACCCTCTTTTCCATGGAGCAGATGGTGAAGGACCTGGAGGACCAGAGAGGGGCTATCCCTCTGGCTGCACCCCTCTTTGAGAGCCTCATCCTGGGCATAGTCTACTCTGCCCACCAGGCCAAGctccaggagagagaggaggaacaggagaaatGGGGAGAGGTGCTGAAACGTTTAGCTAATGTTACAGTCAACGAACTGCGTAGACCGGAAGCCATCACAACATTTACTTAGATTTGAATACAGACTGttcattagcctggtcccagatctgtttgtgctgtattgcAAAATACCAGTTGGTAAGACAGGAGTTGGCAAGGCAGCACAAActgacctgggaccaggctaactatTCATCAGTTTAAGGGACCAGGTTAACTATTCATCAATTTAAGGGACCAGGTTAACTATTCATCAATTTAAGGGACCAGGCTAACTATTCATCAGTTTAAGGGACCAGGCTAACTATTCATCAGTTTAAGGGACCAGGTTAACTATTCATCAGTTTAAGGGACAAGGCTAACTGTTCATCAGTTTAAGGGACAAGGCTAACTATTCATCAGTTTAAGGTGAAGAATAAATACACAATCAAGTTCAAGCtcaaatttatttttttaataaagtATAAAAAGTTTATAAAAAAGTAACAACTTATCACCAGAAGCAGAGGTATATAAAACATCTGAAACACAAGATATATCTTGGAAACACTGTAGAACAGCGATCAATCTTGTGAGACATATTTCAAACATCTGTGGATGTTATGTTGTGTGGAGTCAAAGTCACAATTGTCCCTGTTTATAACAAATGGGAATGGAACATTTTCAATAAAACACATGACTTGAATAAGAAACAAACAGATTACAAATAAAtccaggtaactgacaaaattaaaggaaacacttgagtaaatgagggacacAAAGTAAAcccagaaaaaaaagaaacgtccctttttcaggacgctgtctttcaaagatcatttgtaaaaatccaaataacttcacagatcttcattgtaaagggtttaaacattgtttcccatgctggttcaatgaaccataaacaattaatgagcatgcacctgtggaacggtcgttaaccttaacactaacagcttacagactaaCCGCTAACAgcttagatttttctattgtgttattgactgtacgtttgtttatcccatgtgtaattctgcgttgttgtttttgtcgcactgctttgctttatcttggccaggtcgcagttgtaaatgataacttgttctcaactggcctacctggttaaataaaggtgaaataacataaataaaaaataaacagacggtaggcaattacggtcacagttatgaaaacttaggacactaaaaaggcctttctactgactctgaaaaacaccaaaagaaagatgcccagggtccctgctcatctgcgtgaacgtgccataggcatgctgcaaggaggcatgaggactgcagatgtggccagggcaataaattgcaatatctgtactgtgagacgcctaagacagcgcgacaggtacagggagacagatacagggagaCCGGACGGACAggtgatcgtccttgcagtggcagatcatgtgtaacaacacctgcacaggatcggtacatccgaaaatCACACCTGTAGGACAaggacaggatggcaacaacaactgcccgagttacaccaggaatacACAATCCCTCcgccagtgctcagactgtccgcaataggctgagagaggctagactgaggacttgtaggtctgttgtaaggcaggtcctcaccagacgtcAACGCCAACAACgtagcctatgggcacaaacccaccatcgctggaccagacaggactgacaaaaagtgctcttcactgacaagtcacggttttgtctcaccaggggtgatgaccgaattcgcgtttatcgtggaaggaatgagcattacaccgaggcctgtactctggagcgggatcgatttggaggtggagggtccgtcatggtcaggggcggtgtgtcacagcatcattggactgagcttgttgtcattgcaagcaatctcaacattgtgtgttacagggaagacatcctcctccctcatgtggtacccttcctgcaggctcatcctgacatgaccctccagcatgacaatgccaccaggcaTACTGcgcgttctgtgcgtgatttcctgcaagacaggaatgtcagtgttctgccatggcgagcgaagagcccggatctcaatcccattgagcacgtctgggacctgttggatcggagggtgagggctagggccattcccctcagaaatgtccgggaacttgcaagtaccttggtggaagagtggggtaacatctcacagcaagaattggcaaatctggtgcaatccatgaggaggagatgcactgcagtacttaatgcagctggtggccacaccagatactgactgttacttttgattttgaccccccctttgttcagggacacattattccatttctgttagtcacatgtctgtggaacttgttcagtttatgtctcagttgttgaatcttgttatgttcattcaaatatttacacatgtaaaatttgctgaaaataaacgcagttgacagtgagaggacctttctttttttgctgagtttatattgaaAACAGGTGCTTCCActtaggtgtggttcctgagttaattaaacaattaacatcccatcatgctcagGGTTATGTGTAAAAATCCCCAGTTACCCATTATGgctggaacacctgctccaatatccaatgataggcgtggcgcgaattacaaattcctcaaaaatacaaaaacttcaatttttcaaacatatgactatttcacagcattttaaagacaagactctcctttatctaaccacactgtccgatttcaaaaaggctttacagcgaaagcaaaacattagattatgtcagcagagtaccaagccagaaataatcagacacccatttttcaaggtagcatataatgtcacaaaaaacaaaaccacagctaaatgcagcactaacctttgatgatcttcatcagatgacaaccctaggacatcatgttatacaatgcatgcatgttttgttcaatcaagttcatatttatatcaaaaaccagctttttacattagcatgtgacgttcagaactagtataccccccgcaaacatccggtgaatttactaaattactcacgataaacgttcacaaaaaacataacaattattttaagaattatagatacagaactcctctatgcactcgatgtgtccgattttaaaatagcttttcggtgaaagcacattttgcaatattctcagtagatagcccagccatcacggctagccatttagacaccgaccaagtttagccctgatcaaactccgatttactattacaaaagtttcattacctttgttgtcttcgtcagaatgcactcccaggactgctacttcaataacaaatgttggtttggtccaaaataatccatcgttatatccgaatagcggcgttttgtttgtgcgttccagacactatccgaaatggtaaagaagggtcgtgcgcatggcgcaattcgtgacaaaaaaattctaaatattccattaccgtacttcgaagcatgtcaaccgctgtttaaaatcaatttttatgccatttttctcgtagaaaagcgataatattccgaccgggaatctccttttcggcaaacagaggaaaaaatcacaaagacgggggcgaccaggtcacgcacctaagcccagagtaccttgattggccacttgagaaaggcgataatgtgtttcagcctggggctgggatgacgacattcaggtttttcccgggctctgagcgcctatggacgacgtaggaagtgtcacgttagagcagagatccttagtaaaagatagagatggcaaagaagttccagaaatggtcagacaggccacttcctgtaaaggaatctctcaggttttgacctgccatttgagttctgttatactcacagacaccattcaaacagttttagaaactttagggtgttttctatccatatataataagtatatgcatattctagttactgggtaggattagtaaccagattaaatcgggtacgttttttatccatccgtgaaaatactgccccctagccataagaggttaacagatctattctgttatattctcctacattcctttca
Proteins encoded in this region:
- the LOC106584805 gene encoding protein FAM180A-like; translation: MQSELYVHKREMVTKSQLGILVWVILGTLWLQNLLDDVSGAVHGDLPTHGQSLSDANLMFEFLLGGVEIDKDNNIILLDLEMASMRQGRAFLARINDNIPKTLFSMEQMVKDLEDQRGAIPLAAPLFESLILGIVYSAHQAKLQEREEEQEKWGEVLKRLANVTVNELRRPEAITTFT